From a region of the Marinomonas mediterranea MMB-1 genome:
- a CDS encoding aminotransferase-like domain-containing protein has product MLSKLLTPKAQKMESSLVRELLHYSQQPDILSLAGGLPDEKYMPSYPAIEALEVSQQYGPSEGEGRLRHQIAEIVKERGVAVEDNQVLVTNGSQQALDLVSRIVLDENSIILTEQPTYLAAIQVFELQGAQIKDVRSDEFGLVPDALRRAIEEYQPKAVYLIPNFQNPAGHCYSKRRRVEIAALLDEKGVLLIEDDPYFDLCYEDVDRTPITHYLETAPWVYMGSFSKVLWPGMRTGYVVSCEALVPYLVKIKQAADLHTNRLGQLMISEYLVSGAYPEHIKKLRRVYAQKRDAMARAIDVNLSGLVSYSLPAGGMFFWVKLPSGVFSDRVLRQALERKVLVLPGLPFFANASELSDGYLRLSFARVSEEDVSNAISILADVIKEIMDESL; this is encoded by the coding sequence ATGCTTTCGAAACTCCTTACTCCCAAAGCACAAAAAATGGAAAGCTCGCTTGTGCGAGAGTTACTTCATTATTCTCAACAACCAGATATTCTTTCGTTAGCCGGAGGATTACCTGACGAAAAATATATGCCGTCTTATCCTGCGATCGAGGCGTTGGAAGTGAGTCAGCAATATGGCCCTTCTGAAGGTGAGGGGCGGCTACGTCACCAAATCGCTGAGATTGTGAAGGAAAGAGGTGTGGCTGTTGAGGATAACCAAGTACTTGTGACAAATGGCTCTCAGCAGGCGTTGGATCTTGTTAGTCGTATTGTTCTCGACGAAAACTCCATTATTTTGACTGAACAACCCACCTATCTTGCCGCAATTCAGGTATTTGAGCTGCAAGGTGCCCAAATAAAAGACGTTCGATCAGATGAGTTTGGACTGGTGCCCGATGCGTTGCGTCGTGCTATTGAAGAATATCAGCCAAAGGCAGTCTACTTAATTCCGAACTTTCAAAACCCTGCAGGTCATTGTTATAGCAAGCGTCGTCGTGTTGAGATTGCAGCGTTGTTGGATGAGAAGGGGGTATTGCTTATCGAGGACGATCCATATTTCGACTTATGTTATGAGGATGTTGATCGAACTCCTATTACGCATTATTTAGAGACAGCGCCTTGGGTCTACATGGGGAGTTTTTCTAAGGTATTGTGGCCTGGAATGCGAACGGGTTATGTTGTCTCTTGCGAAGCGTTGGTTCCTTATTTGGTTAAGATTAAGCAGGCAGCAGATCTACATACAAACCGTCTCGGCCAACTTATGATTTCAGAATACCTTGTTTCTGGCGCTTATCCTGAGCATATTAAAAAATTGAGAAGAGTGTATGCGCAAAAAAGGGACGCAATGGCGCGAGCAATAGACGTTAATCTATCTGGGTTGGTGAGTTATTCGCTTCCAGCAGGCGGCATGTTTTTTTGGGTAAAACTGCCAAGTGGCGTCTTTTCTGATCGAGTTTTGCGTCAGGCGCTGGAGCGAAAAGTATTGGTGTTGCCTGGTTTGCCTTTTTTCGCGAATGCGTCCGAATTAAGTGATGGTTATTTGCGCCTCAGTTTTGCTCGCGTATCAGAGGAAGATGTGTCAAATGCGATTTCTATCTTGGCGGATGTCATTAAAGAAATCATGGATGAGTCCCTGTAA
- a CDS encoding DUF1289 domain-containing protein, with protein sequence MSKLEQDRQLSPCVNVCFLNDDDVCVGCYRTGMEIATWGRMTGREQQEVLELVKEREQASAFVAN encoded by the coding sequence GTGAGTAAATTAGAGCAAGATCGTCAGCTTTCTCCTTGTGTGAACGTGTGCTTTCTTAATGATGATGATGTCTGTGTTGGTTGTTATCGCACTGGCATGGAGATAGCGACATGGGGGCGGATGACTGGGCGGGAGCAGCAAGAGGTGCTTGAGTTGGTTAAGGAGAGGGAGCAGGCGAGTGCTTTTGTAGCAAATTAA
- the fabV gene encoding enoyl-ACP reductase FabV — protein MIIKPKIRGFICTTTHPVGCEKNVKEQIEMTKAKGAIENGPKRVLVIGSSSGYGLSSRIAAAFGSGAATIGVFFEKPGTERKSGTAGWYNAAAFDKFAKEEGLYSKSINGDAFSNEAREKVIELIKEDLGQIDMVVYSLASPVRKLPDTGEVVRSVLKPIGETYRSTAIDTNRDVIIDAEIEPATEEEVAATTTVMGGQDWELWMSALQEAGVLADGVRTVAYSYIGSDITWPIYWHGALGKAKEDLDRAAHEIDSKLVSLSGGANVAVLKSVVTQASSAIPVMPLYLAMVFKVMREKGLHEGCMEQVYRLFAERLYNDNTPSELTDDKNRLRVDDWELREDVQQACRDLWAQINDENLFAETDYQLYKDEFLKLFGFGLDGVDYEEDVNPLVEFDVHTL, from the coding sequence ATGATCATCAAACCAAAGATTCGTGGTTTTATATGTACTACAACCCACCCAGTTGGTTGTGAGAAAAACGTTAAAGAGCAAATTGAAATGACTAAGGCGAAGGGGGCGATCGAAAACGGCCCTAAGCGCGTGTTGGTTATTGGCTCCTCTAGTGGTTATGGCTTGTCTTCTCGCATTGCTGCTGCATTTGGTAGTGGTGCTGCGACAATTGGTGTGTTCTTTGAAAAGCCTGGGACAGAGAGAAAGTCGGGTACTGCTGGTTGGTATAATGCAGCGGCTTTCGATAAGTTTGCAAAGGAAGAAGGTCTATATTCTAAAAGCATTAATGGCGATGCGTTTTCTAACGAGGCGCGTGAAAAAGTCATTGAGCTGATCAAAGAAGACTTAGGGCAAATTGATATGGTTGTCTACTCGCTGGCATCTCCAGTGCGTAAATTGCCAGATACAGGAGAAGTGGTTCGCTCTGTATTGAAGCCAATCGGCGAAACTTACCGCTCGACTGCTATCGATACTAATCGCGATGTGATTATTGACGCGGAAATTGAACCTGCAACCGAAGAAGAAGTTGCGGCAACAACAACCGTTATGGGTGGTCAAGACTGGGAACTTTGGATGTCAGCGCTGCAAGAGGCTGGTGTGTTGGCTGATGGTGTTAGAACGGTTGCTTATTCTTACATCGGTTCTGACATTACGTGGCCTATTTATTGGCACGGTGCACTTGGTAAGGCGAAAGAGGATTTGGATCGTGCTGCACACGAAATTGATTCTAAGTTGGTGTCTTTGTCGGGCGGTGCGAATGTTGCGGTGTTAAAATCTGTTGTTACGCAAGCGTCTTCAGCTATTCCTGTTATGCCTTTGTATCTTGCTATGGTTTTCAAGGTGATGCGTGAGAAAGGCTTGCATGAAGGTTGTATGGAACAGGTATATCGTTTGTTTGCTGAGCGCTTATACAATGACAATACGCCGTCTGAGTTGACTGATGACAAGAACCGTTTGCGTGTGGATGACTGGGAGTTGCGTGAAGATGTTCAGCAAGCTTGTCGAGACCTTTGGGCACAGATTAATGATGAAAACTTATTTGCCGAAACGGATTATCAGCTTTATAAAGATGAATTCTTAAAGCTGTTTGGATTTGGTTTAGACGGTGTGGATTACGAAGAGGATGTTAATCCTCTTGTTGAGTTTGACGTTCACACTCTCTAA
- a CDS encoding YebC/PmpR family DNA-binding transcriptional regulator, which yields MGRAYQNRKESMAKTSDQKAKVYSKYGREIYVCAKSGGGDPNGNLALRSLIDRAKKDQVPGHVIDKALDKAQGGGGEDFDTARYEGFGPGNTMVIVDCLSDNPNRTFGDVRTCFNKVKSKIGTQGSVSHMFDHSAIFVFSAEDEEAVLEALMMADVDVTDIELEEGKATVFTPNNEYGKARAAILEAYPGVEFDVDEIQFVPQVTTEISGETVEQFERFLDLLNDLDDVQRVFHNAEY from the coding sequence ATGGGCAGAGCCTATCAAAACCGTAAAGAGTCGATGGCGAAAACATCGGATCAGAAAGCAAAAGTCTACAGTAAATACGGACGCGAAATTTACGTTTGTGCTAAATCTGGTGGTGGTGATCCAAACGGTAACCTAGCTCTACGCAGTTTGATCGATCGTGCAAAAAAAGACCAAGTACCAGGTCATGTTATCGATAAAGCACTCGATAAAGCGCAAGGCGGCGGTGGGGAAGACTTTGATACTGCTCGCTATGAAGGCTTTGGTCCTGGCAATACAATGGTGATCGTGGACTGTTTGTCGGACAACCCTAATCGTACTTTTGGTGATGTAAGAACCTGTTTCAATAAGGTCAAAAGCAAGATAGGGACGCAGGGTAGTGTTTCTCACATGTTTGATCATTCTGCTATTTTTGTGTTCTCTGCAGAAGACGAAGAAGCGGTGTTGGAAGCCTTGATGATGGCGGATGTTGATGTCACTGACATTGAGCTTGAAGAGGGCAAAGCAACCGTCTTTACACCAAACAATGAATACGGTAAAGCGCGTGCGGCGATCTTAGAGGCGTATCCTGGTGTTGAGTTTGACGTGGACGAAATTCAATTTGTGCCTCAGGTGACGACTGAAATTTCAGGTGAAACGGTTGAGCAGTTTGAGCGCTTTCTTGATTTATTGAATGATCTGGATGATGTTCAACGTGTTTTCCATAACGCTGAATATTAG
- a CDS encoding glycosyltransferase family 4 protein: protein MNTPLHVLIIGYVWPEPNSSAAGYRMLQLIQSFRKSEWKVSFATPAQPTEHMTDLSTHQVTCHSIQVNDDTFNQFIADANADIVVFDRFMMEEQFGWRVEKHSPNSLRALNTEDLHSLREARHNAIKQNSTFNIEDMHSDIGIREIAAIHRSDLTLMVSEHECKILQEHFHVPASHVMHLPFMTHSLSEEEKALRPSFENRQHLIWIGNFRHAPNWDAVLQLKQTFWPAIRKKLKENGLSDVELHIYGAYPPPKATQLHNEKERFLIKGWAENVTDVMQNAKLCVAPIRFGAGIKGKLYDAMLCGTPSITSPIGAESMHGSLPWNGIITSDIEEFASATASLYQDQESWNLMQKNGDRIIEEKYEINHWEPSLIKRLKLQLSLKEPLRNAHFLGKMMRHHSMKSTQYMSQWITLKNNPTND, encoded by the coding sequence GTGAATACTCCCCTTCATGTTTTAATCATCGGTTACGTTTGGCCTGAACCAAACTCCTCTGCAGCGGGCTACCGAATGCTTCAATTAATACAAAGCTTTCGAAAAAGTGAATGGAAAGTATCGTTTGCAACACCCGCTCAGCCGACCGAACATATGACGGATTTAAGCACCCATCAAGTCACTTGCCATAGCATCCAAGTGAACGACGACACCTTTAATCAATTCATTGCGGACGCTAACGCCGACATCGTTGTCTTTGACCGCTTTATGATGGAAGAGCAATTTGGTTGGCGAGTAGAAAAACACTCTCCAAACAGCTTACGCGCCCTCAATACAGAGGACTTGCACTCACTTCGAGAAGCACGCCACAACGCGATAAAACAAAACAGTACATTCAACATTGAAGACATGCACAGTGACATTGGTATAAGAGAAATCGCCGCAATACACCGCAGTGATTTGACACTCATGGTCTCAGAGCACGAATGCAAGATATTACAAGAACACTTTCATGTCCCTGCGTCACACGTTATGCACTTACCCTTTATGACACACTCACTGTCAGAAGAGGAAAAAGCGTTGCGCCCATCATTCGAAAATCGACAACATTTAATTTGGATAGGCAACTTTCGCCATGCGCCAAATTGGGACGCCGTCCTACAGCTAAAGCAGACATTTTGGCCAGCCATTAGAAAGAAGCTAAAAGAAAACGGACTCAGTGACGTCGAGCTGCATATCTATGGCGCATACCCCCCACCAAAAGCCACACAACTACACAACGAAAAAGAGCGCTTTTTGATCAAAGGCTGGGCAGAAAACGTGACTGACGTGATGCAGAACGCAAAACTCTGCGTCGCCCCTATTCGCTTTGGGGCTGGCATTAAAGGCAAACTCTACGACGCCATGCTCTGCGGCACACCAAGCATAACATCACCCATTGGCGCTGAATCAATGCATGGCTCACTACCATGGAACGGTATCATAACAAGCGACATCGAGGAGTTTGCATCGGCAACCGCGTCACTGTACCAAGACCAAGAAAGCTGGAACCTAATGCAGAAAAATGGAGATCGAATCATTGAAGAAAAATATGAAATTAACCACTGGGAACCCAGCCTGATAAAACGACTCAAACTGCAACTCAGTCTAAAAGAGCCACTTAGGAACGCCCATTTTCTAGGAAAGATGATGAGACATCACAGCATGAAGAGCACGCAATACATGTCGCAGTGGATCACACTCAAAAATAACCCAACAAACGACTAA